In Vibrio alginolyticus NBRC 15630 = ATCC 17749, the sequence GAATGTAAGTCCAACTTGTGCTTAATGTTATGGCGATGCGTCTCTACCGTTCGATAACTAATATTGAGTAAAGTGGCGATTTTCTTGCTGCTGTTTCCTTGAGCAACCAATTTAAGTACCGCTTCTTCCCTGCGGCTGAGAGGATTCGTTTTTTGCGTGGCAGGCACCACTTCTTGGGTAAAGAGTGTTTGTGTGACGGACTCACAGAAATACGTCGAGCCTTGGTTCACCGTTTTTATTGCTTGCACCATTTTCTCGGCCGAGATTTCCTTGAGCATATATCCTACGGCACCAGCTTGCATGACCTTCATGATGTACTCGCGATTATCGTGCATGGTCAACATAAGTATTTTGCTCTCTGGACGCGCTTCTTTAATTACACCTGTCGCTTCAATACCGTTCATTATTGGCATGCTGATATCCATCAATATGACGTCCGGTTGCAAGTGCTTTGCGACCTCTATCGCTTCCAAGCCATTACTTGCTGTACCCACCACTTCGATGTCAGGCTCTAACTCCAAACGAGCCATGAAGCCATCCAATACTACTTGATGATCATCGACAATCACTACACTAATCGGTTTATCCATAAACTATTTCATCCAAATTAAGCAGCACAGTAATCTCTGTTCCCAAGCCAAGCTCACTCATTAGCTCAAATTCACCACCGATGAACTCTACACGCTCTTGCATGTTCCTTAACCCAATCCCTTGTTGGTGCACTGCATGGTTAACCACAAATCCAACCCCATCGTCACGTATGAGTAATTGCAGCATATTGCCCATTTTTTGCAAAGTAACCGTTACTTTTTTCGCTCGCGCATGTTTTTCAATGTTATTCAAAGACTCCTGAGCGACGCGATATAGCGTCGTTGCGACTTCCGAAGTCAGTTTGTGCTGCTGAGTATCGAAATTGCTCTCGATATCAATCCCAGAATGGGAATGAAAATCCTGTAGCAAGGTCGTCAGTGCTGCTTCTAAACCGATATCATCGAGGGCGCTTGGACGGAGCTGATGAGAAATATGCCGCACCTCATTTATCGCGGTGACGAGCGATCGTTGTGATTTATCTAAGTGGGATTTGAGTTTTTCGTCTTCAAGTCTATGACTCATTAAGTCTAAATGACATTTACTGGAGACTAACAACTGATTGATTCCATCGTGCAGTTCTCGCGCTAAATGCTTTTTCTCATCTTCTTGGAACATCACGGTTTTATGTGCCAATTCTTTCAGGTTCTTATCAGCGAGGCGATGCTCGTGCAGATTGATCGCCAAAGTGAGAACAATGATTACAGCAACGGTCACCGCTAAGATCACGACGACTGAGAAAAATGTCGTTTCGATATTTTTGTTCACTGCCGCGCGCATATTGGCGACTTCTCGGCTGACATCCTCAATATACAGCCCAGTCCCTATCATCCATTCCCACTTATCGAGCCATGCAGCGTAACTAAGCTTAGGGACAACTTCACCTGTAGATGGCTTTTGCCACAGGTACTGATGAAATCCACCACCTGATTGCGCTTGATACAATAAAGCTTCGATTAAGCGATCGCCATTTTCGTCTTCAAGATAGAGTAAGTTTTCCCCGACAAGCTCCGGAAGAACTGGGTGTACAAGGTTGGTACCATATTTATCATAAGCAAAAAAATAGCCGTCCGACCCATAACTCAAACGATTTAAAATCGCTTTCACACGCGTTTTGGCAACACTCTCTTCTAAAGTCGGATCGTTGTAGATGTAAGAAATGGAGTCAAAAGCGACGTCGACCGTATCTTTCAGCGCCGCTTCTTTTGATTGGATCAAGTTTTGATGAAAGATCTCCACCTCCCTTTTGCCAAGGGTCTTGGTTTGATAGATAGAGATCCAGCTGATACTCGCTGACACCAATACCACGGGTATCAGTGTCAGCAGAATTAACTTTGCTTTGAGAGGCATCCCTTCCCTCCATGAAACGCTGCCTTTACAGCTTACTATCTTAGCAGTACAAACGAATCGATTGTGTCTGCATAGACATAATTAACAGCTTAACAACTTGTCTCAAAAGGTAAAAACTCTCAGTTCACAAAATCTCTTTATTATCGAGTGATTAACTCATACCGTAAAAACCTGGGAAAAACAGCAAAGACGCCAACACAACAATCTGAATCGCGATGAATGGCATCACACCTTTGTAGATATCTCGCGTAGTAACCCCTGCTGGAGCGACACCTTTTAGATAGAACAAACTAAAGCCAAATGGCGGTGTGAGGAACGACGTCTGCAAGTTCATCGCAATAAGAATCGCAAACCACGTCATATTAATACCCATCAATTCAGCGACTGGCGCAATAATTGGCACGATGATAAAACAGATTTCAACGAAGTCGATAAAGAAACCTAAAATCAGAATCACCACCATGGTAATAATAAGGAATCCCCACTTTTCACCCGGCAGTTCTAACATCCACTCTTCAACTAAATAATCACCACCAGTGTAGGTAAATGCCATTGAGAAGGCGGTCGCACCAAGTAAGATCGCAAAGACCATTGCGGTTACTTTCACTGTCTCTTTTGATGCATCATAAATCATCGACCAACTAAACTGTTTATACAATAGCGATAAAATTATCGCACCTGCACCGCCCAGTGCCGCTGACTCTGTTGGTGTTGCAATCCCTGCAAAGATGGAGCCCAATACCACGATGATCAATGCTAACGGTGGCAATACAGCTTTCAGTGCGGTGAGCACTTCTTGTTTACGACTGATCGACTCATCGCGCTCTATCGCCTGTGCGGCTTGAGGGTTCAACTTCGCGTAGATGAGAATGTAGATCACATAGGCGCCAACAAGTGTAATACCGGGCCAGATCGCAGCTTGAAATAGGTCCCCTACCGGTACGCCAAGTACATCACCCAACAAGATCAACACGATAGAAGGTGGGATAATTTGGCCCAACGTGCCAGACGCACAAATAGTCCCACACGCTAAACCTTTGTCG encodes:
- a CDS encoding response regulator, whose product is MDKPISVVIVDDHQVVLDGFMARLELEPDIEVVGTASNGLEAIEVAKHLQPDVILMDISMPIMNGIEATGVIKEARPESKILMLTMHDNREYIMKVMQAGAVGYMLKEISAEKMVQAIKTVNQGSTYFCESVTQTLFTQEVVPATQKTNPLSRREEAVLKLVAQGNSSKKIATLLNISYRTVETHRHNIKHKLDLHSTAELAKYAFETGLTE
- a CDS encoding cache domain-containing protein, translating into MPLKAKLILLTLIPVVLVSASISWISIYQTKTLGKREVEIFHQNLIQSKEAALKDTVDVAFDSISYIYNDPTLEESVAKTRVKAILNRLSYGSDGYFFAYDKYGTNLVHPVLPELVGENLLYLEDENGDRLIEALLYQAQSGGGFHQYLWQKPSTGEVVPKLSYAAWLDKWEWMIGTGLYIEDVSREVANMRAAVNKNIETTFFSVVVILAVTVAVIIVLTLAINLHEHRLADKNLKELAHKTVMFQEDEKKHLARELHDGINQLLVSSKCHLDLMSHRLEDEKLKSHLDKSQRSLVTAINEVRHISHQLRPSALDDIGLEAALTTLLQDFHSHSGIDIESNFDTQQHKLTSEVATTLYRVAQESLNNIEKHARAKKVTVTLQKMGNMLQLLIRDDGVGFVVNHAVHQQGIGLRNMQERVEFIGGEFELMSELGLGTEITVLLNLDEIVYG
- a CDS encoding TRAP transporter large permease; the encoded protein is MIGIVMFFVALFALLLGFPVAFTFGGIALIFGVWAEGIEMFAFMPYRIQSIMENTVLMAVPLFVFMGLVLQKTKLAEQLLESMGRLFGGVRGGIAISTVLVGALLAASTGVVGASVVAMGLISLPVMLKYNYDKGLACGTICASGTLGQIIPPSIVLILLGDVLGVPVGDLFQAAIWPGITLVGAYVIYILIYAKLNPQAAQAIERDESISRKQEVLTALKAVLPPLALIIVVLGSIFAGIATPTESAALGGAGAIILSLLYKQFSWSMIYDASKETVKVTAMVFAILLGATAFSMAFTYTGGDYLVEEWMLELPGEKWGFLIITMVVILILGFFIDFVEICFIIVPIIAPVAELMGINMTWFAILIAMNLQTSFLTPPFGFSLFYLKGVAPAGVTTRDIYKGVMPFIAIQIVVLASLLFFPGFYGMS